From Streptomyces sp. NBC_00775, one genomic window encodes:
- a CDS encoding DUF3046 domain-containing protein, which yields MRLTVFWQRMADHFGAGYADTFARDHVMTELGGRTVHEALNAGWEAKDVWRVVCATMNVPYESR from the coding sequence ATGCGGTTGACGGTCTTCTGGCAGCGGATGGCGGATCACTTCGGTGCGGGGTACGCCGATACTTTCGCGCGCGATCATGTGATGACGGAACTCGGCGGGCGCACCGTCCACGAGGCGCTGAACGCCGGCTGGGAGGCCAAGGACGTGTGGCGCGTGGTGTGCGCGACCATGAACGTTCCGTACGAAAGCCGCTGA
- a CDS encoding ArsR/SmtB family transcription factor — protein MAQEPGAEEETPPKAPHASTELSDLATLKALAQPRRQRMLQHLTVHGPATSATLARALGLNTGTTSYHLRELARYGFVEEQAEANGHGRERWWRAVPGDRRFPPRSRQSPEMRLVMDELNHHAYAADLELFEQMQLQPGAGEDPWVDALPYSRGSIRLTLPELRAFFEEYIALLNRYKRPEADTPPDARTVLTRFLAFPTPGGAPGSRPAPHGTDHDAHHNREESEPS, from the coding sequence ATGGCACAGGAACCCGGCGCAGAAGAGGAAACACCCCCGAAGGCGCCGCACGCCTCCACCGAGCTCTCCGACCTCGCCACGCTCAAGGCCCTCGCGCAGCCCCGGCGGCAGCGCATGCTCCAGCACCTCACTGTGCACGGCCCCGCCACATCGGCGACGCTCGCCCGGGCGCTGGGACTCAACACCGGAACCACCAGCTACCACCTGCGCGAACTCGCCCGATACGGCTTCGTGGAAGAGCAGGCCGAGGCGAACGGCCACGGCCGGGAGCGCTGGTGGCGGGCCGTCCCCGGTGACCGGCGCTTCCCGCCGCGCAGCCGCCAGAGTCCCGAGATGCGGCTCGTCATGGACGAGTTGAACCACCACGCGTACGCCGCCGACCTCGAACTCTTCGAGCAGATGCAGCTCCAGCCAGGCGCGGGCGAGGATCCCTGGGTCGACGCCCTCCCGTACTCGCGCGGCAGCATCCGGCTGACGCTGCCCGAACTCCGCGCGTTCTTCGAGGAGTACATCGCGCTCCTCAACCGCTACAAGCGCCCGGAAGCCGACACCCCGCCCGACGCGCGCACAGTACTCACCCGGTTCCTCGCCTTCCCGACCCCTGGCGGAGCGCCAGGGAGCCGCCCGGCGCCCCACGGCACGGACCACGACGCGCACCACAACAGAGAAGAGAGCGAACCCTCATGA
- a CDS encoding cysteine dioxygenase, whose product MSVSPSVSVSAPPQTPTQADLLDFVRRTAADAELIASLPLDPEGRTWVRLEGPGGSEAWLIGWPPGTGTGWHDHAESVGAFLTASGELKENSLAARLPADGWKTLELAEDIDRERTLPTGKGRSFGRHHVHEVLNESPEKHAISVHAYYPPLPQIRRYSRTGQVLRLEHVERPEDWQ is encoded by the coding sequence GTGTCTGTGTCCCCCTCTGTCTCTGTCTCCGCACCCCCGCAAACGCCCACCCAGGCCGATCTGCTCGACTTCGTACGCCGCACTGCCGCCGACGCCGAGCTGATCGCCTCACTCCCGCTCGACCCCGAGGGCCGTACCTGGGTGCGCCTCGAAGGCCCGGGCGGCAGCGAGGCCTGGCTCATCGGCTGGCCCCCCGGCACCGGAACCGGCTGGCACGACCACGCCGAATCCGTCGGCGCCTTCCTCACCGCGTCGGGCGAACTCAAGGAGAACTCCCTCGCCGCCCGGCTGCCCGCCGACGGCTGGAAGACCCTGGAACTCGCCGAGGACATCGACCGGGAACGGACGTTGCCGACGGGCAAGGGCCGCTCCTTCGGCCGCCACCACGTGCACGAGGTACTCAACGAGTCCCCTGAGAAGCACGCGATCTCGGTCCACGCCTACTACCCGCCGCTCCCGCAGATCCGCCGCTACAGCCGTACGGGCCAGGTGCTGCGCCTGGAGCACGTCGAGCGTCCGGAGGACTGGCAGTGA
- a CDS encoding rhodanese-like domain-containing protein, giving the protein MTARRVGIDELLERVREGLDRVEAKDAYEAAQAGEALLVDTRYAALRERDGLIPGALVVERNELEWRLDPQGSHRAPEATSHDLRIVVFCDEGYASSLAAVSLRQLGLHRATDLVGGFQAWKSAGFPVTAA; this is encoded by the coding sequence GTGACCGCCCGGCGCGTGGGCATCGACGAATTGCTGGAGCGGGTCCGCGAGGGCCTGGACCGGGTGGAGGCCAAGGACGCGTACGAAGCCGCGCAGGCGGGCGAGGCGCTCCTGGTCGACACCCGCTACGCGGCCCTGCGTGAGCGCGACGGCCTGATCCCCGGCGCCCTCGTCGTCGAGCGCAACGAACTGGAATGGCGGCTCGACCCCCAAGGCAGCCACCGCGCCCCGGAGGCCACGAGCCATGACCTGCGGATCGTCGTGTTCTGCGACGAGGGGTACGCGTCGAGCCTCGCGGCCGTGTCGCTGCGGCAGTTGGGGCTGCACCGGGCGACCGATCTGGTCGGCGGATTCCAGGCCTGGAAGTCGGCCGGGTTCCCGGTGACCGCCGCCTAG
- the recA gene encoding recombinase RecA has protein sequence MAGTDREKALDAALAQIERQFGKGAVMRLGERPNEPIEVIPTGSTALDVALGVGGLPRGRVVEVYGPESSGKTTLTLHAVANAQKAGGQVAFIDAEHALDPEYAKKLGVDIDNLILSQPDNGEQALEIVDMLVRSGALDLIVIDSVAALVPRAEIEGEMGDSHVGLQARLMSQALRKITSALNQSKTTAIFINQLREKIGVMFGSPETTTGGRALKFYASVRLDIRRIETLKDGTDAVGNRTRVKVVKNKVAPPFKQAEFDILYGQGISREGGLIDMGVEHGFVRKAGAWYTYEGDQLGQGKENARNFLKDNPDLANEIEKKIKEKLGVGVRPVEPTTEPGADAAVSAAPGEAAKTVPAPAAKATKPKAAAAKS, from the coding sequence ATGGCAGGAACCGACCGCGAGAAGGCGTTGGACGCCGCGCTCGCACAAATTGAACGGCAATTCGGCAAGGGCGCAGTGATGCGCCTGGGCGAGCGGCCGAATGAGCCCATCGAGGTCATCCCCACCGGGTCGACCGCGCTCGACGTCGCCCTCGGTGTCGGCGGCCTGCCGCGCGGCCGAGTGGTGGAGGTGTACGGCCCGGAGTCCTCCGGTAAGACGACCCTGACCCTGCACGCCGTGGCGAACGCGCAGAAGGCCGGCGGCCAGGTGGCCTTCATCGACGCCGAGCACGCCCTCGACCCCGAGTACGCGAAGAAGCTCGGCGTCGACATCGACAACCTGATCCTGTCGCAGCCGGACAACGGCGAGCAGGCTCTGGAGATCGTGGACATGCTGGTCCGCTCCGGCGCGCTCGACCTCATCGTCATCGACTCCGTCGCCGCCCTGGTGCCGCGCGCGGAGATCGAGGGCGAGATGGGCGACTCGCACGTGGGTCTGCAGGCCCGTCTGATGAGCCAGGCCCTGCGGAAGATCACCAGCGCGCTCAACCAGTCGAAGACCACCGCGATCTTCATCAACCAGCTCCGCGAGAAGATCGGCGTGATGTTCGGCTCCCCGGAGACCACGACGGGTGGCCGGGCGCTGAAGTTCTACGCCTCGGTGCGACTCGACATCCGCCGCATCGAAACGCTGAAGGACGGTACGGACGCGGTCGGCAACCGCACCCGCGTCAAGGTCGTCAAGAACAAGGTCGCGCCGCCCTTCAAGCAGGCCGAGTTCGACATCCTCTACGGCCAGGGCATCAGCCGCGAGGGCGGCCTGATCGACATGGGCGTGGAGCACGGCTTCGTCCGCAAGGCCGGCGCCTGGTACACGTACGAGGGCGACCAGCTCGGTCAGGGCAAGGAGAACGCGCGCAACTTCCTGAAGGACAACCCCGACCTCGCCAACGAGATCGAGAAGAAGATCAAGGAGAAGCTGGGCGTCGGAGTGCGTCCCGTGGAGCCCACCACCGAGCCGGGCGCGGACGCGGCGGTCTCGGCCGCCCCGGGCGAGGCCGCGAAGACGGTGCCCGCTCCGGCGGCCAAGGCCACCAAGCCCAAGGCCGCGGCGGCCAAGAGCTAG
- a CDS encoding putative leader peptide: MRLWRRVHMDLVRYAGCVCRPSC; this comes from the coding sequence GTGCGCCTGTGGCGGAGGGTCCATATGGACCTCGTCCGCTATGCGGGCTGCGTGTGTCGCCCGTCCTGCTGA
- a CDS encoding AI-2E family transporter — MAPTDETAQVAQQASPFGTTPPTGPPAGDTAAPGGRMPRWLPRAMVLALALVAVFQLGSWAFHQLTSLLINILIAFFLALAIEPAVSWMASRGMRRGLATFLVFFGATIAIAGFITLLGSMLAGQIIKMVEGFPDYLDSVINWINTHFHMDLRRVDIQDSLVHSDWLRKYVQNSATGVLDVSAQVLGGLFKLLTIALFSFYFAADGPRLRRALCSVLPPARQAEVLRAWEIAVDKTGGYLYSRGLMALISGIAHYILLQSLGVPYAPVLAVWVGLVSQFIPTIGTYLAGALPMLIAFTIDPWYALWVLIFVVVYQQFENYVLQPKLTSKTVDIHPAVAFGSVIAGTALLGAVGALIAIPAVATLQAFLGAYVKRYDVTDDPRVHGHRSRDSGTFLARVRRLFTR; from the coding sequence GTGGCCCCGACAGACGAGACCGCACAGGTCGCCCAGCAGGCATCACCGTTCGGCACGACGCCGCCCACCGGCCCCCCGGCCGGGGACACAGCCGCGCCCGGCGGGCGCATGCCGCGCTGGCTGCCGCGCGCCATGGTGCTCGCCCTCGCGCTCGTCGCTGTCTTCCAGCTGGGCAGTTGGGCGTTCCACCAGCTCACCAGCCTGCTGATCAACATTCTCATCGCGTTCTTCCTGGCTCTCGCGATAGAGCCCGCGGTGAGCTGGATGGCCTCGCGCGGCATGCGCCGGGGACTGGCCACCTTCCTCGTCTTCTTCGGTGCGACGATCGCGATCGCCGGATTCATCACGCTGCTGGGCTCGATGCTCGCGGGCCAGATCATCAAGATGGTCGAGGGCTTCCCCGACTACCTCGACTCGGTCATCAACTGGATCAACACGCACTTCCACATGGACCTGAGACGGGTGGACATCCAGGACAGCCTGGTCCACTCCGACTGGCTGCGGAAGTACGTACAGAACAGCGCCACCGGCGTCCTGGACGTGTCCGCGCAGGTGCTGGGCGGACTCTTCAAGCTGCTGACGATCGCGCTGTTCTCGTTCTACTTCGCCGCCGACGGACCGCGGCTGCGGCGCGCGCTGTGCTCGGTGCTGCCGCCCGCCCGGCAGGCCGAGGTGCTGCGCGCGTGGGAGATCGCCGTCGACAAGACCGGCGGCTATCTGTACTCACGCGGTCTGATGGCGCTGATCTCCGGCATTGCGCACTACATCCTGTTGCAGTCCCTGGGCGTGCCCTACGCGCCCGTGCTCGCCGTCTGGGTGGGCCTGGTCTCGCAGTTCATCCCCACGATCGGCACTTATCTCGCGGGCGCCCTGCCGATGCTGATCGCCTTCACGATCGACCCCTGGTACGCGCTGTGGGTGCTCATCTTCGTCGTGGTCTACCAGCAGTTCGAGAACTATGTGCTGCAGCCCAAGCTGACCTCCAAGACCGTCGACATCCACCCCGCGGTCGCCTTCGGGTCGGTCATCGCGGGCACCGCGCTCCTGGGCGCCGTCGGCGCGCTGATCGCCATCCCCGCCGTCGCCACGCTGCAGGCGTTCCTGGGGGCGTACGTGAAGCGCTACGACGTCACGGACGACCCCCGAGTGCACGGCCACCGCAGCCGGGACTCGGGCACCTTCCTCGCGCGCGTGCGGCGGCTGTTCACCAGGTGA
- a CDS encoding ABC transporter permease, whose amino-acid sequence MMLRYALRTVRARKGGFLGAFLALMCAAALITACGTLLETGLRGTIRSERYAATPVVVSADQNVHQTTVKHKKGKTKVKHKAKPIAERAWLSGDLAARLRQAPGVGRVIPELTFLAQPLAPSGSVDKDRPAYGHAWESAALTPYTLITGTAPEADGDLVVDRHFAECAHLKAGDRLTVQSTQSPRTYRITGIAEPAAAVRHQTSLFFSTSEARRLAAHPGQVTAFGVLPAEGTDTAALKQSVAKALHGTTAQVSAGDGRGPVEFLDAAAARTKLVSMGGAMGGTSLLVAVLVVVGTFALSVQQRHRELALLRAIAATPGQIRALLGREALIVGAAAGVTGALAGLPLGSWLHSRFVAMGAVPATLQHTVSVFPLFAAVAATLLGAWAAARISSRRITRIRPAEALAEARVERTRPAWGRILAGLALLTGGAVLVAVLSVLRTEPASTPVTFLAVVVLASAVALLGPLLVKAAAAVLAGPLRLTGPGGRLARANLRGNAARMASVVTPLTLLIGMTCTVLFVQPTLGDAARAQAREGIRADWVLAAQGPGVPAEAARQLRTGHDVVTEVVRTTVRVGLDKYAAQGVTPAGLTRTWDPDVTAGSLNGLKDSTVAVSELAADQLHLKPGGTLKVTLGDGTPVTLTVAAVYAKGLGFGDLTFAHDLVARHVDNPLATSVLVTTARTQTQLAATLRKFPAVHVLAPAAADSIQAARQQANAEVNYLAMGLVLAFTAIAVVNTLAMSVSERVREFAMLRLAGATRRQVLRMLRTEAVSVLLLATALGSGIALAVLTAFSVGMTGSAAPAVTPLLYVTVIAVAGALALVASALPGRVALRVRPVTVATAKE is encoded by the coding sequence ATGATGCTGCGCTACGCCCTGCGGACCGTCCGAGCCCGCAAGGGCGGCTTTCTCGGCGCCTTCCTCGCCCTGATGTGCGCGGCCGCTCTCATCACCGCCTGCGGCACCCTCCTCGAAACGGGCCTGCGCGGCACGATCCGCAGTGAACGTTATGCCGCGACCCCCGTCGTGGTCTCCGCCGATCAGAACGTCCACCAGACCACCGTCAAGCACAAGAAGGGCAAGACCAAGGTCAAGCACAAGGCCAAGCCCATCGCGGAACGGGCCTGGCTGTCCGGCGACCTGGCGGCACGGTTGCGCCAGGCTCCCGGTGTAGGCCGAGTCATCCCCGAACTGACCTTCCTGGCCCAGCCGTTGGCACCCAGCGGGAGTGTCGACAAGGACCGGCCCGCCTACGGTCACGCCTGGGAGTCCGCCGCGCTGACCCCGTACACACTCATCACCGGCACCGCGCCCGAGGCCGACGGCGACCTCGTCGTCGACCGCCACTTCGCCGAGTGCGCCCACCTCAAGGCCGGCGACCGCCTCACCGTCCAGTCGACGCAGTCCCCGCGCACCTACCGGATCACCGGGATCGCCGAGCCCGCCGCAGCCGTACGCCACCAGACCTCCCTCTTCTTCTCGACCTCCGAGGCCCGGCGGCTGGCCGCGCACCCCGGGCAGGTCACCGCCTTCGGCGTACTGCCCGCTGAGGGCACCGACACCGCTGCCCTCAAGCAGTCCGTCGCCAAGGCACTGCACGGCACCACCGCGCAGGTCAGCGCGGGAGACGGCCGTGGCCCGGTCGAGTTCCTGGACGCGGCCGCCGCCCGGACAAAGCTGGTCAGCATGGGCGGTGCCATGGGCGGCACCTCGCTGCTGGTGGCCGTGCTGGTCGTCGTCGGCACCTTCGCCCTCTCCGTGCAGCAGCGCCATCGCGAACTCGCCCTGTTGCGCGCCATCGCCGCCACGCCGGGCCAGATCCGCGCACTTCTCGGCAGGGAGGCCCTCATCGTCGGGGCTGCCGCCGGTGTGACCGGCGCACTCGCAGGGCTGCCGCTGGGTAGCTGGCTGCACAGCCGGTTCGTCGCCATGGGCGCCGTCCCGGCCACGCTTCAGCACACCGTCAGCGTCTTCCCGCTGTTCGCCGCGGTCGCCGCGACACTCCTCGGCGCCTGGGCCGCCGCGCGTATCTCGTCCCGCCGCATCACCCGGATCCGCCCGGCCGAGGCGCTCGCCGAAGCCCGGGTCGAGCGCACCCGCCCCGCATGGGGACGCATCCTCGCCGGCCTCGCGCTGCTCACCGGCGGTGCCGTCCTCGTCGCCGTGCTCAGCGTGCTGCGCACCGAGCCCGCCTCAACCCCCGTGACCTTCCTTGCCGTTGTGGTCCTCGCCTCCGCTGTGGCACTGCTCGGCCCCCTGCTGGTCAAGGCGGCAGCGGCCGTACTCGCGGGCCCGCTGCGGCTGACCGGTCCCGGCGGCCGTCTTGCCCGCGCCAACCTTCGCGGCAACGCGGCCCGCATGGCCTCCGTCGTCACTCCCCTCACCCTCCTCATCGGTATGACCTGCACGGTTCTCTTCGTCCAGCCGACGCTCGGCGACGCGGCCCGGGCCCAGGCGCGCGAGGGCATCCGCGCCGACTGGGTGCTCGCCGCCCAGGGCCCCGGCGTCCCGGCCGAGGCCGCGCGGCAGTTGCGTACGGGCCACGACGTCGTCACCGAAGTGGTCCGTACGACCGTGCGCGTGGGTCTCGACAAGTACGCGGCCCAGGGCGTCACGCCGGCCGGGCTGACCCGCACCTGGGACCCGGACGTCACGGCGGGCTCCCTGAACGGCCTCAAGGACAGCACCGTCGCGGTCAGTGAACTCGCCGCGGACCAGCTCCACTTGAAGCCCGGCGGCACACTGAAGGTCACCCTCGGCGACGGCACGCCCGTCACGCTCACCGTCGCCGCCGTCTACGCCAAGGGTCTCGGCTTCGGCGACCTCACCTTCGCCCATGACCTGGTCGCGCGCCATGTGGACAACCCGCTCGCCACCTCCGTCCTTGTCACCACCGCCCGTACACAGACACAACTCGCGGCTACTCTCCGTAAGTTCCCGGCGGTCCATGTCCTCGCGCCGGCCGCCGCGGACTCGATCCAGGCCGCCCGCCAGCAGGCGAACGCCGAGGTCAACTACCTCGCCATGGGACTGGTCCTGGCCTTCACCGCCATCGCCGTCGTCAACACGCTGGCCATGTCGGTCTCCGAGCGGGTCCGCGAGTTCGCGATGCTCCGCCTCGCCGGGGCGACTCGTCGGCAGGTACTGCGGATGCTGCGGACCGAGGCGGTGTCGGTGCTGCTGCTCGCCACCGCGCTCGGCAGCGGAATCGCGCTCGCCGTCCTGACCGCGTTCAGCGTCGGCATGACGGGCAGCGCGGCTCCGGCGGTCACACCCCTGTTGTACGTGACGGTCATCGCGGTGGCCGGGGCGCTCGCCCTTGTCGCCTCCGCGCTGCCGGGCCGGGTGGCGTTGCGGGTTCGCCCTGTCACGGTGGCCACGGCCAAGGAGTAA
- a CDS encoding amino acid ABC transporter permease, translated as MTSVLYDAPGPRAKRRNVIFSVGFFVLLALFLWWIWRTMDDKGQLKWSLWEPFTTSDAWTTYLLPGLANTLKAAALAMVIALPLGALFGIARLSDHRWVRAPAGVVVEFFRSIPVLLLMLFANELYVRSTDIPSEERPLYAVVTGLVLYNASVLAEVVRAGILALPKGQTEAAYAVGLRKGQTMTSILLPQAVTVMLPAIVGQLVVIVKDTALGGVLLTFPELLNSRSTLAANYANVIASFIVVAAIFIVLNFALTSFASWLEGRLRRGKKSTGAVLGADEVELNPAEVRGSFGTGADGAIR; from the coding sequence ATGACCTCCGTCCTCTACGACGCCCCCGGCCCCCGCGCCAAGCGGCGCAATGTGATCTTCTCAGTGGGCTTCTTCGTCCTGCTCGCCCTCTTCCTGTGGTGGATCTGGCGGACGATGGACGACAAGGGCCAGCTGAAGTGGTCCCTTTGGGAGCCGTTCACCACGTCGGACGCCTGGACGACGTATCTGCTGCCGGGCCTCGCCAACACGCTGAAGGCCGCGGCACTCGCCATGGTCATCGCCCTTCCGCTGGGCGCGCTCTTCGGTATCGCACGCCTGTCCGACCACCGGTGGGTCCGGGCTCCGGCCGGTGTGGTGGTCGAGTTCTTCCGGTCGATCCCGGTGCTGCTGCTGATGCTGTTCGCCAACGAGCTCTACGTCCGCTCCACGGACATCCCCAGCGAAGAACGGCCCCTGTACGCCGTCGTCACCGGCCTGGTGCTCTACAACGCCTCGGTCCTCGCCGAGGTCGTACGCGCCGGAATCCTGGCCCTCCCCAAGGGGCAGACGGAGGCCGCCTACGCGGTCGGTCTGCGCAAGGGTCAGACAATGACGAGCATCCTGCTCCCGCAGGCCGTCACCGTCATGCTGCCGGCCATCGTCGGCCAGCTCGTCGTCATCGTGAAGGACACAGCGCTGGGCGGCGTCCTGCTGACGTTCCCCGAGCTGCTCAACTCGCGCAGCACGCTCGCGGCCAACTACGCCAACGTCATCGCGAGCTTCATCGTGGTGGCGGCCATCTTCATCGTGCTGAACTTCGCCCTCACCAGCTTCGCGAGCTGGCTGGAGGGCAGGCTGCGGCGCGGCAAGAAGAGCACGGGCGCGGTCCTCGGCGCCGATGAGGTGGAGCTCAACCCCGCCGAGGTGAGGGGCAGCTTCGGAACCGGTGCCGACGGCGCCATCCGATGA
- the recX gene encoding recombination regulator RecX — MTRRTDWAEYAYPADPEGPGQGYHGGDSGSAGDGDGGYGGAGAYDGGTYGPDDGFYGAERGVEGFYGGDPGAGSDGGPDGEASPDGGSRRGERQPGGHGSPGGASRRGGGRRGDGGARGGRGRRRRGGFGEPSGDPQDGGAPSSSRAEKGEPPGDPAERARAICLRLLTGTPRTRKQLADALRKREIPDDVADEVLSRFEEVGLINDSAFADAWVESRHHGRGLARRALAQELRTKGVDSTLIDEAVGQLDSEQEEATARELVARKLRSTRGLDRDKRLRRLAGMLARKGYSEGMALRVVRQALEEEGEDTEGLGDEGF, encoded by the coding sequence ATGACGCGACGAACCGACTGGGCCGAGTACGCCTACCCTGCCGACCCGGAGGGGCCAGGGCAGGGGTACCACGGGGGCGACAGTGGCTCGGCCGGAGACGGTGACGGGGGGTACGGCGGCGCGGGAGCGTACGACGGCGGGACGTACGGCCCCGACGACGGGTTCTACGGCGCCGAGCGCGGCGTCGAGGGGTTCTACGGCGGCGATCCGGGCGCCGGTTCGGACGGTGGTCCGGACGGCGAAGCCTCGCCGGACGGAGGCTCGCGGCGCGGTGAACGCCAGCCGGGTGGTCACGGTTCGCCGGGCGGCGCCTCACGCCGAGGCGGCGGTCGGCGTGGTGACGGCGGAGCGCGTGGTGGACGAGGGCGTCGCAGGCGTGGCGGTTTCGGTGAACCGTCCGGCGACCCACAGGACGGAGGCGCCCCCTCCTCGTCGAGGGCCGAGAAGGGGGAGCCCCCAGGGGACCCGGCTGAGCGGGCGCGGGCAATCTGTCTGCGCCTGCTCACCGGGACCCCGCGCACCCGCAAGCAGCTCGCGGACGCACTGCGCAAGCGCGAGATCCCGGACGACGTGGCGGACGAGGTGCTGTCACGGTTCGAGGAGGTCGGCCTGATCAACGACAGTGCCTTCGCGGACGCCTGGGTGGAGTCCCGGCACCACGGCCGGGGTCTGGCCAGGCGGGCTCTCGCCCAGGAGCTGCGGACCAAAGGCGTGGACTCGACGCTGATCGACGAGGCCGTCGGGCAGCTCGACTCCGAGCAGGAGGAGGCGACCGCGCGCGAGCTGGTCGCCCGCAAGCTGCGCTCGACGCGCGGCCTCGACCGCGACAAGCGGTTGCGGCGCCTCGCGGGCATGCTCGCCCGCAAGGGCTACTCCGAAGGCATGGCCCTGCGTGTGGTCCGCCAGGCGCTGGAGGAAGAGGGCGAGGACACGGAGGGGCTAGGGGACGAGGGGTTCTGA
- a CDS encoding FAD-dependent monooxygenase, with product MDPVIIVGAGPVGLTLALALARQEVPSVVLDEGPGKDEQRPARTVVLREDTAALVERLTGFPLSEAGFRWAGWRSMRRKQVMREIAFDTQGSSDAESSRRTAGTSGAQGSRDIHASRDAEGSADTEQYAAPLHIAQHALTGALRDAIVHERLIKVAVNSRLDSIEQETSGVTAHTRGGKGTWWRGSYLVGCDGPRSTVRKLQDIRFPGRTAVERHAVAALRTELPWPGEALLHRMPPWRTSGPSAGEVTARPLADDAWRLDWLLPPGKDLVTPDLLLARIRETLAGWSGGSTPAYELLDTGVHTVHHRLARRWRVGRVFLAGDAAHLLGALGTQGLDEGLRDADNLAWKLALAWHHGPHETLLDSYQVERRAVVAARLRAADQALPLLRGGGGLRSYVPGSARGHDTLLTDGHLGRGPLGAPGAYADSPLAPPHADSAAPVDTAPGAPVVDVRVTAEDGSFVRLRERLGRGVLLVMLIAPGTGVWERKHWVTAGIMPRLAAAVTALPHPAELLVAESYPGAAAHTVLLVRPDGHLVTAFSGVRPADLYEAAEATLGGPAKAEATASTG from the coding sequence GTGGACCCGGTGATCATCGTCGGAGCAGGGCCCGTGGGGCTCACGCTCGCCCTTGCGCTCGCCCGCCAGGAGGTCCCTTCCGTGGTCCTCGACGAGGGCCCGGGCAAGGACGAACAAAGGCCCGCGCGGACGGTCGTCCTGCGCGAGGACACGGCCGCGCTCGTCGAGCGGCTCACCGGCTTCCCGCTCTCCGAGGCCGGTTTCCGTTGGGCCGGATGGCGGTCGATGCGGCGCAAGCAGGTGATGCGTGAGATCGCGTTCGACACGCAGGGTTCCTCCGACGCGGAGAGCTCCAGGCGCACGGCCGGCACCAGTGGCGCACAGGGCTCCAGGGACATTCACGCGTCCAGGGACGCGGAAGGCTCCGCGGACACCGAGCAGTACGCCGCCCCGCTGCACATCGCCCAGCACGCGCTGACCGGGGCTCTGCGCGACGCGATCGTCCACGAGCGGCTGATCAAGGTCGCCGTGAACAGCCGCCTCGACTCCATCGAGCAGGAGACGTCGGGCGTCACCGCGCACACCCGGGGCGGCAAGGGCACCTGGTGGCGCGGCAGTTATCTCGTCGGCTGCGACGGACCGCGCTCGACGGTGCGCAAACTCCAGGACATCCGCTTCCCCGGACGTACCGCCGTCGAACGACACGCCGTCGCTGCGCTGCGTACGGAACTTCCGTGGCCCGGCGAGGCGTTGTTGCATCGGATGCCGCCGTGGCGGACGTCGGGCCCCTCGGCCGGGGAGGTGACCGCGCGCCCCCTCGCCGACGACGCGTGGCGCCTGGACTGGCTGCTGCCACCGGGCAAGGACCTGGTCACGCCCGACCTGCTGTTGGCACGCATCCGGGAGACCCTCGCGGGCTGGAGCGGCGGCTCCACACCCGCGTACGAACTGCTCGACACCGGAGTCCACACCGTCCACCACCGCCTCGCCCGCCGGTGGCGGGTCGGCCGTGTCTTCCTCGCGGGGGACGCCGCACACCTGCTGGGCGCGCTCGGCACCCAGGGCCTGGACGAGGGACTGCGGGACGCGGACAACCTCGCCTGGAAGCTGGCGCTGGCCTGGCACCACGGGCCGCACGAGACGCTGCTGGACAGCTACCAGGTGGAACGGCGCGCCGTCGTCGCCGCCCGGCTGCGCGCCGCCGACCAGGCGTTGCCGCTGCTGCGCGGCGGCGGGGGCCTGCGCTCGTACGTCCCCGGGTCGGCCCGCGGCCACGACACGCTGCTCACGGACGGCCACCTGGGGCGCGGCCCGCTGGGAGCGCCGGGAGCGTACGCCGACTCCCCGCTCGCGCCGCCGCACGCCGACTCGGCGGCTCCCGTGGACACCGCGCCCGGAGCCCCGGTCGTCGATGTCCGGGTGACCGCGGAGGACGGCTCGTTCGTACGACTGCGGGAGCGCCTCGGGCGCGGGGTGCTGCTCGTGATGCTGATCGCTCCGGGGACGGGCGTCTGGGAACGGAAACACTGGGTGACGGCCGGAATCATGCCCCGGCTCGCGGCCGCCGTGACCGCCCTGCCGCACCCCGCCGAGCTGCTGGTCGCCGAGAGCTATCCAGGCGCGGCCGCCCACACCGTGCTCCTCGTCCGTCCCGACGGCCACCTGGTCACCGCCTTCAGCGGGGTGCGCCCGGCCGACCTGTACGAGGCGGCCGAGGCGACACTGGGCGGACCGGCAAAGGCGGAGGCCACGGCGAGCACGGGCTGA